The genomic segment ACCTTCTTCTGCGAGACCGGCGCCGGGAAGCACGTCCCGCGGGCCATCTTCGTGGACCTGGAGCCCACCGTGATCGGTGAGCgccggggcagggctgtgcgCGGCATGGGGGACAGCCACTGACTGCTCTCCTGTTCCTGTCTGCACGCCCCAGGTGGGCAGTGAGGGTGGTCACTAGTGCTAGGAGTAACCCAGCGTGTCTCCTGCCACCTTTCCCCACGGCCTCTGATATTGTGCTAACCTCTCCTAGATGAGGTTCGGGGAGGAGTCTACCGGCAGCTCTTCCACCCCGAGCAGATGATCACCGGCAAGGAGGACGCTGCCAACAACTACGCCCGCGGGCACTACACCATCGGCAAGGAGATCATCGACCAAGTGCTGGACAGGATCCGGAAGCTGGTGGGTAACTGCTGCTGGGGACGTGTCCCCTGGGCTGGGATCCGTCACTGCGGTGGAGGTGGGAGCGTGCAGCAGGCCCTGCTGTGCCCTGGGAGGGGTCTGCATTAGCCCAAGTGAAACTCAGAAACTTCCCTCCAGCAAAGTCAGTGCGTGGAAGACTCTCACTCGTCTCTCCCTGCAGGCTGACCAGTGCACGGGCCTCCAGGGCTTCCTCGTGTTTCGCAGCTTCGGAGGCGGCACCGGCTCTGGATTCACCTCCCTGCTGATGGAGCGACTCTCTGTTGACTACGGCAAGAAGTCCAAGCTCGAGTTCTCCATCTACCCTGCCCCACAGGTCTCCACCGCCGTGGTGGAGCCCTACAACTCCATCCTCACCACGCACAGTACTTTAGAGCACTCGGACTGTGCCTTCATGGTGGACAACGAGGCCATCTACGACATCTGCCGCAGGAACCTGGACATCGAGCGCCCGACCTACACCAACCTCAACCGCCTCATCAGCCAGGTCGTCTCCTCCATCACCGCCTCGTTGAGGTTTGACGGGGCCCTGAACGTCGACCTGACCGAGTTCCAGACCAACCTGGTGCCCTACCCTCGCATCCACTTCCCCTTGGCCACCTACGCCCCGGTTGTTTCGGCCGAGAGGGCATATCACGAGCAGCTGTCGGTGGCCGAGATCACCAACTCGTGCTTCGAGCCGGCCAACCAGATGGTGAAGTGCGACCCTCGGCACGGCAAGTACATGGCGTGCTGCCTGCTGTACCGCGGGGACGTGGTGCCCAAGGACGTCAACGCCGCCATCGCCACCATCAAGACCAAGCGCAGCATCCAGTTCGTGGACTGGTGCCCCACGGGCTTCAAGGTGGGCATCAACTACCAGCCGCCCACcgtggtgccggggggggaCCTGGCCAAGGTGCAGCGCGCCGTCTGCATGCTGAGCAACACCACGGCCATCGCCGAGGCCTGGGCTCGCCTCGACCACAAGTTCGACCTGATGTACGCCAAGCGCGCCTTCGTGCACTGGTACGTGGGCGAGGGCATGGAGGAGGGCGAGTTCTCCGAGGCGCGCGAGGACATGGCTGCCCTGGAGAAGGATTACGAGGAGGTGGGCCTGGACTCCTACGAGGACGAAGAGGAGGGCGAGGAGTAGAGACGCCGCGGCCCAAGGGGACCTTGCTCCTTCTCCCGTGTCTCCTGCGGGAACCCTTTGCAATAAACCGTTTGAGAGCCTCCGTGTCTCCCAGTAATCCCCCGGCTGCAGTGGTTTCTTGCCGGGTCAGGTGTGTGgtgagcgctgctgctgctgctgctgctgctgctgctgctgctgctgctatgcttcctccctgctctgctcctgctcctgttTCAGCTCGCTCCCCACACAGGCAGGAGCCCCATacctgggggaggaggagaggacacACAGCATGTTCTGGTTAAAAACCCAGCCATGTCCAGCAAAGGGATCAGGAGGAAACCTGATGCTGTGATGGGAGAGAAACCTAGCTCTGTTCCTGAATTCAAAGGgcaaggaagaagagggaaatgTCTCCCCTTGGAGCAGCCTGCAATAGTTTTGAGTCTTCTCAGTGTGCTCTTGGTCTCTGTGAGCAGGGATTTGGGAAGGCACCCCAGGAGGCTGAACTCAACTGGAAAGAAGGGTTAAAGTAGGAACAGCCTGGCCATCGCTTGTTCTTGTGCTGGAGCTGATGCCAGAGGGTTTCAAAGGAGCCCCCATGACTTTTGGTTCCATTTTATGCCTCTCCTATGGTAGCTTCTGGGGATGCCATAGGCACATCCTGGTGGAGCagctcccttcttccctctttgTCAGGacagggcagtgctgctgccagcccttccCTCACACCCACGGGCTCTGGCAGTGCCTgtgcctgctcccagcctgaCTCTGCCACTGGCACCACGCTGAGACctctccctgtgctgcctggTGCCCGAACGTCCAGACCTCgtctccttcctccagctgcaAATGGGAGATTTGTGTTACCCGTTATCCAGCA from the Anser cygnoides isolate HZ-2024a breed goose chromosome 6, Taihu_goose_T2T_genome, whole genome shotgun sequence genome contains:
- the LOC125183762 gene encoding tubulin alpha-5 chain-like — its product is MPPLGGPASAPSLTYANSSEIQAMHANLCKGCGRGRPPRAHGAAPGIRRRRGRAGRAELRQPRERRCGAVRSGAERSGSMRECISVHVGQAGVQMGNTCWELYCLEHGIQPDGQMPSDKTIGGGDDSFTTFFCETGAGKHVPRAIFVDLEPTVIDEVRGGVYRQLFHPEQMITGKEDAANNYARGHYTIGKEIIDQVLDRIRKLADQCTGLQGFLVFRSFGGGTGSGFTSLLMERLSVDYGKKSKLEFSIYPAPQVSTAVVEPYNSILTTHSTLEHSDCAFMVDNEAIYDICRRNLDIERPTYTNLNRLISQVVSSITASLRFDGALNVDLTEFQTNLVPYPRIHFPLATYAPVVSAERAYHEQLSVAEITNSCFEPANQMVKCDPRHGKYMACCLLYRGDVVPKDVNAAIATIKTKRSIQFVDWCPTGFKVGINYQPPTVVPGGDLAKVQRAVCMLSNTTAIAEAWARLDHKFDLMYAKRAFVHWYVGEGMEEGEFSEAREDMAALEKDYEEVGLDSYEDEEEGEE